ttcttatatttgtttgaatttaagatatagtggtccgatccggctcgctccgacatatgtactacctgcagtagaaagaagactttcgggaaagttttatcgcgatagctttaaaagtgAGAGactagaaacggacagacggacatggctagatagactcggctattggtgctgatcaagaatatatatactttatgtggtcggaaacgtctccttcactgcgttgcaaacatctgacccctctacaagggtataaaaagtgatccaagttaactgattttaaaaattgactttcAAGTACACTCATGCAGGAAGTATATAGTATTGTTTACTTGGCgacttttatttggtttacCAAAATAGTTTCGATGCATATCACTGGTTGAATTGTTCTGGAAATCTGTCTACAGTTTGTTACCTTAAATGCGATATTTGCAAACAAACAACCCGAGTATTACATAAACAAGATGTTACTAGTAAACAAACAGTCTGAAAacgtttttcaaatatttatttttttacacgGGTCTTTCTTGTTAGTAATGCAATATTCTTATTTTCACATATACACAAATATGCACTCTTAaacgtttttaatattttataatagaaaacaacaaatactATTAAAGTACGTTAACAAAACCCGCTTGTTTTCCAGGTCATTCCCGGTCTGTTGGCCCTCTTGGATGACGTAGAGAATCCCCGTGTGCAGGCGCATGCAGGTGCTGCTCTGGTGAACTTCAGCGAGGACTGCCCGAAGAACATATTGACACGCTATCTTGACGGGATTATGACCAAGCTTGAGACCATACTGAACTCGAAGTTCAAGGAGCTCGTGGAGAAGGGAAACAAGTTGGTTTTGGAGCAGGTGGTCACCACTATTGCTTCGGTTGCGGATACCTGCGAGGCAGAATTCGTGGCCTACTACGATCGCCTTATGCCATGCCTTAAGTTCATCATCCAGAATGCAAACTCGGATGATCTTCGCATGCTGCGAGGCAAGACGATCGAGTGCGTAAGCTTGATAGGACTGGCGGTGGGCCGGGAGAAGTTCATAGGCGATGCCGGCGAGATCATGGACATGCTGTTGGTCAATCACACCGAGGGAGGAGAGCTGGCCGATGACGATCCGCAGACTTCCTACCTGATCACCGCCTGGGCCCGCATGTGCAAGATCCTGGGCAAGCAGTTCGAGCAATATCTGCCTGTCGTCATGGGTCCCGTGATGCGAACGGCCACCATGAAGCCCGAGGTGGCGATGCTCGACAACGACGAGGTGGAGGATATCGAGGGCGATGTGGACTGGTCGTTCATTAATCTGGGGGAGCAGCAAAACTTCGCCATTCGCACGGCTGGCATGGATGACAAGGCTTCGGCCTGTGAGATGCTGGTGTGTTATGCCAGGGAACTCAAGGAAGGATTTGCCGAGTACGCCGAGGAGGTGGTGCGACAAATGTTGCCCATGCTCAAGTTCTACTTCCACGACGGCGTCCGCACAGCGGCTGCCGAGTCGTTGCCTTACCTGCTGGACTGCGCCAAGATCAAGGGTCCGCAGTATCTGGAGGGCATGTGGTTGTTCATCTGCCCGGAGCTACTCAAGGTGATCAACACGGAACCGGAGCCGGAAGTCCAGTCGGAGCTGCTCAACTCCTTGGCGAAATGCATTGAGACCCTGGGACCCAATTGCCTTAACGAGGATGCCATGAAGCAGGTTTTGGAGATTATCAACAAGTATGTTGTTGAGCATTTTGAGCGGGCTGACAAGCGCTTGGCTGCCCGCAACGAGGAGGACTACGACGACGGcgtggaggaggagctggccgAGCAGGACGACACTGATGTCTACATCCTTTCCAAAATCGTGGACATCACACATGCCCTCTTCCAGACGAACAAGGCTCAGTTCTTGCCCGCCTTCGAACAGGTGGCCCCGCACTTTGTCAAGCTACTGGAGCCCAGCCGTCCTGTGGCCGATCGCCAGTGGGGCGTGTGCGTGTTCGATGATCTGATCGGTaggttatttatatttttgctagAGAATCGAGAACCAGTCGACTGATTAAGTCCGGAAACCTTATTGCCTTAGGCCTAGACGCAAAAGAATCTCTAAAGATTTTATTCGCTCATTACTGAAACGAATCTGGAAACATTCTTTGTTTCTTTAACAGTTAAAAGTTCCATTCAAGTTTAACCTTTCGTATCTGGActataaaatagaaaatttggtTCTTTAACAAAGTAAAGATTTCAAGTATggggtagtaatctacagctagaATCCTATTCGATTTGGTAGCCTTTTGTCTTGGGCTATGAAAAAGTCCagattttgtcgacctgtgtatTTGTTATTGACaaagaattataaaaattaaccttacatttaaataataataagagagAATTCGAATCGTATAAACATTAGTTAATAGTTAGCGATATACTAACTAACTTTTTGCCTATTTTATTTGCAGAATTCTGTGGCCCTGCTAGTGCTCCCTACCAGCACATCTTCACGCCTGCCCTGCTGCAGTACGTAGGCGACAAGTCGCCGGAGGTGCGTCAGGCTGCTGCCTACGGATGCGGAGTGCTCGGCCAGTTCGGCGGCGAGCAGTTCGCCGTGACGTGCGCCCAGATCATTCCACTGCTGGTTCAGGTCATCAACGACCCAAAGGCCCGCGAAATCGAGAACATCAATGCGACAGAGAACGCGATCTCGGCGTTTGCCAAGATCCTAATGTACAACAAGTCGGCGTTGACCAACGTGGACGAGCTCATCGCGGTGTGGTTCTCTTGGCTGCCGGTCTCCGAGGACCCAGAGGAGGCCACCCACATCTATGGCTACCTGTGCGACCTCATCGAGGGCAACCACCCGGTTATCCTTGGGGCCAACAACTGCAATCTGCCGCGCCTCGTTTCCATCATCGCCGAAGCCTTCTGCACCAAGGTGATAGAGGCCAAGAGCGCGAACGGATCTCGCATGCTCACCATTGTCAAGCAGGTGGAATCCAATCCGGACGTGATGGCCGCCTGTGCCAGCACTCTCAGCCCGGAACAGCAGCAGGCCCTGCAGGACGCCTACCGGGAGTTGGCGGCCGTTCCAACCGCCTAAGGGATCGGAAACACACTTTGCTCCAGACCCAACCAATCCAGTCCTGGCGACCTTGGCAAGGAGGGAAGGATGGAAGCCTCAGCTACTCGTTATCATTACTTTTCATCTGACCGAAATTGTCGTCGCAAATGCATTATAAACTATACGTTTAAAACATACATACACgcatatttacatttatgtgTACGATAGAGTTATCCGAGTATATAATTCTATATATATTGTGATTTCAATCAAAAATCTTCTCCCGAAGACTAAAGTCTGCTCCTCGTTAGAATTTGACATGTTGTATGGATCGGATCCCAAGGCCATCGCAATCACACACAAATTCCAATAGATTATTTTCGTTACTCAATTTTTCATATGTTTtacatatgtgtgtatatTCGGCCCACACGGCCGCCTCCTCTCCctgcaaccaaaaaaaaaaacaaaaaaacacaggATGTGAACGTTGTCCGAATCAAacgaaatgtaattttgtgCATTCAAAGCAGGatccacaaaaatatttaatggaatAACatctattgtattttaaaaatgataaaaagaaCGAAATAAATAACACGTAAAACGACATTTTAATTGGAATGTAGAATGGGTTTTTAATTGCTTTCGCAGTTGTCATTAGGATATGCTCCTTAATGTTTTTCAAGACGGTAGGTACTAATTtgtgaacaattttttaaatatcacgacctttttaattagtttatcGGCAATGAAAGGTTAATTTTAGACTTCCAACGATGTGACTGGAATACAACAATTTGGCCTTGTTtgtgatttaaaaattgactaagatagaaattttgaatttattacaATCAATACTTTTCTCCgccttaattaaattaaaatttatacgcTAATAATTCTGTCCGTTGATTATAAAAGCCTTTGCTTCgtttcatgccaatagctgtAACTCTGTGCACAATTTAATAAGGGAGGATTTAGACGTAcgataaagttttaaatttaaattaatggaTATTGGGAAATAAATTGATCTTATT
This portion of the Drosophila takahashii strain IR98-3 E-12201 chromosome 3R, DtakHiC1v2, whole genome shotgun sequence genome encodes:
- the Karybeta3 gene encoding importin-5; this translates as MAADQAQFQQLLVSLLSTDNDVRQQAEEAYNNLARELKVTHLLGNIQNGQQSEEARQMAAVLLRRLFTTEFLEFYKEIPAESQNQLLQQILLAVQQEVTPQLRRKICEVVAEVARNLIDEDCNNQWPDILQFLFQCANSPTPQLQESALRIFSSVPSIFGNQEAQYIDLIKQMLAKSMDAGSDPEVRVQAVRAVGAFILYHDKEKETAIYKHFADMLPRMIQITGETIEVQDDQSLLKLLIEMTENCPKFLRPQLEFIFEVCMKVFSSQDFEDSWRHLVLEVMVSLAENAPAMVRKRADKYIVALIPLILHMMTDLDEDENWSTADVVDDDDHSDNNVIAESSLDRLACGLGGKVVLPHVMNALPAMLGHADWKHRFAALMAISAIGEGCHKQMEAILDEVMTGVLNFLRDPHPRVRYAACNAIGQMSTDFAPTFEKKFHSQVIPGLLALLDDVENPRVQAHAGAALVNFSEDCPKNILTRYLDGIMTKLETILNSKFKELVEKGNKLVLEQVVTTIASVADTCEAEFVAYYDRLMPCLKFIIQNANSDDLRMLRGKTIECVSLIGLAVGREKFIGDAGEIMDMLLVNHTEGGELADDDPQTSYLITAWARMCKILGKQFEQYLPVVMGPVMRTATMKPEVAMLDNDEVEDIEGDVDWSFINLGEQQNFAIRTAGMDDKASACEMLVCYARELKEGFAEYAEEVVRQMLPMLKFYFHDGVRTAAAESLPYLLDCAKIKGPQYLEGMWLFICPELLKVINTEPEPEVQSELLNSLAKCIETLGPNCLNEDAMKQVLEIINKYVVEHFERADKRLAARNEEDYDDGVEEELAEQDDTDVYILSKIVDITHALFQTNKAQFLPAFEQVAPHFVKLLEPSRPVADRQWGVCVFDDLIEFCGPASAPYQHIFTPALLQYVGDKSPEVRQAAAYGCGVLGQFGGEQFAVTCAQIIPLLVQVINDPKAREIENINATENAISAFAKILMYNKSALTNVDELIAVWFSWLPVSEDPEEATHIYGYLCDLIEGNHPVILGANNCNLPRLVSIIAEAFCTKVIEAKSANGSRMLTIVKQVESNPDVMAACASTLSPEQQQALQDAYRELAAVPTA